Proteins encoded within one genomic window of Conchiformibius steedae:
- the trxA gene encoding thioredoxin TrxA gives MSEKVIHTTDAAFEADVLQSDVPVLLDFWAPWCGPCRMIAPVLDQIAEEYDGKVKIVKMNVDENQAVPTQFGVRGIPTLMVFKDGKNVATKVGALAKAQLSDFINASVA, from the coding sequence ATGAGCGAAAAAGTTATCCACACCACCGATGCTGCTTTTGAAGCCGATGTATTGCAATCAGACGTACCTGTATTGCTGGATTTTTGGGCGCCTTGGTGCGGTCCGTGCCGCATGATTGCGCCTGTGTTGGACCAAATTGCTGAAGAATACGATGGTAAAGTAAAAATCGTTAAAATGAATGTGGACGAAAACCAAGCCGTTCCCACACAATTTGGTGTGCGCGGTATTCCCACGCTGATGGTGTTTAAAGACGGTAAAAATGTTGCCACCAAAGTAGGTGCTTTGGCGAAAGCGCAATTAAGCGATTTTATCAATGCTTCGGTGGCTTAA
- a CDS encoding Na+/H+ antiporter family protein, with translation MNAVLVGVLVMLALSVARVNVVLGLTVGAFAGGLAAGLPVADIGTQTGVLTHFQNGLAGGAKIALSYAMLGAFAMAISHSGLPQQLANKLISRADSETPSARLKWLLLGGLLAMAVMSQNLIPIHIAFIPLLIPPLLPVFDRLRIDRRLLACVMTFGLVTTYMFLPYGFGQIFLNDILLSNIQSAGMDVTGINVMAAMAIPAAGMVFGLLWAYWHYRAPRDYTAPVATAFAAEVEQTATGVSTASRYRSMVAALAVLVCFVVQLVYDGALLLGAMLGFAVFVLFGVVRRQDTDSVFTAGIRMMAGIGFIMIAAQGFAEVMKATGHIDILVRESMAWFGGSKSLAALAMLVVGLLVTMGIGSSFSTLPIVAAVYVPLCAALGFSPLATVAIIGTAGALGDAGSPASDSTLGPTAGLNADNRHDHIRDSVIPTFIHYNIPLFVFGWLAAMVL, from the coding sequence ATGAATGCGGTTTTGGTGGGCGTGCTGGTGATGCTGGCATTGTCGGTGGCGCGGGTGAATGTGGTATTGGGTTTGACGGTAGGGGCGTTTGCAGGCGGTTTGGCGGCGGGCTTGCCTGTGGCAGACATTGGTACGCAAACGGGGGTATTGACTCATTTTCAAAATGGTTTGGCAGGTGGGGCGAAAATTGCCTTGTCGTATGCGATGTTGGGCGCGTTTGCAATGGCAATCAGCCATTCGGGGCTGCCGCAGCAGTTGGCGAACAAACTCATCAGCCGCGCCGACAGCGAAACGCCGTCTGCCCGATTAAAATGGCTGCTGTTGGGCGGATTGCTGGCAATGGCGGTAATGAGCCAAAACTTGATTCCGATTCATATTGCCTTTATTCCGCTGCTGATTCCGCCGTTGCTGCCTGTGTTTGACCGTTTGCGGATAGACCGCCGTTTGCTGGCGTGTGTGATGACTTTCGGCTTGGTAACGACTTATATGTTTTTGCCTTATGGTTTCGGGCAGATTTTTTTGAACGATATTTTGTTGTCCAATATTCAAAGCGCGGGCATGGACGTAACGGGCATCAATGTGATGGCGGCGATGGCGATTCCTGCGGCGGGTATGGTGTTTGGCTTGCTGTGGGCGTATTGGCACTACCGCGCCCCGCGTGATTACACTGCGCCTGTGGCAACGGCGTTTGCTGCTGAAGTGGAACAAACCGCTACTGGTGTATCTACTGCTTCACGCTATCGCAGCATGGTGGCGGCTTTGGCGGTGCTGGTGTGTTTTGTGGTGCAATTGGTGTATGACGGTGCGTTGTTGTTGGGGGCGATGCTGGGGTTTGCCGTATTTGTGCTGTTTGGGGTGGTGCGCCGTCAGGATACCGACAGCGTGTTTACCGCAGGCATCCGCATGATGGCGGGCATCGGATTTATTATGATTGCCGCACAAGGCTTTGCCGAAGTGATGAAAGCCACAGGGCATATTGATATTTTGGTGCGTGAAAGCATGGCGTGGTTTGGCGGCAGCAAATCTTTGGCGGCGTTGGCGATGTTGGTAGTGGGTTTGCTGGTAACCATGGGGATTGGCAGCTCGTTTTCCACTTTGCCGATTGTGGCGGCGGTGTATGTGCCTTTGTGCGCGGCTTTGGGCTTTTCGCCCTTGGCAACAGTGGCGATTATCGGTACGGCGGGTGCATTAGGTGATGCGGGTTCGCCGGCTTCCGATTCCACTTTAGGACCAACTGCGGGCTTGAATGCCGATAACCGCCACGACCATATCCGCGACAGCGTGATTCCCACCTTTATCCATTACAATATCCCGTTGTTTGTATTTGGTTGGCTGGCGGCGATGGTTTTATAG